In the genome of Paenibacillus pabuli, one region contains:
- a CDS encoding sensor histidine kinase translates to MTLILAFSTGILAFIVILLTVRLHKRSTHLTYIHEKLAAIIDKSTFERLLVFDSDPQISQLLEDMNQLLDHAHRAMAGYANQEKEMRNMLSNISHDLKTPLTVVLGYSETLLHSTSLTDQERIIMTDKIQDKAQEVLRLIHSFFDLAKLESGDTELALTRVNISELCRLKMISFYEMLTNLDLQVELSIPENDVFVKGNEEALDRVLDNLITNAMKYGADGKVLGLSLDYSLGEQVTLSIWDRGKGIPEQEHSRVFERMYTLEDSRNRLYQGSGLGLTITKRLVERMGGSIELHSVPFVRTVFSVSLKPC, encoded by the coding sequence ATGACGTTGATCTTGGCCTTTTCTACCGGAATATTAGCTTTTATCGTCATTCTGTTGACCGTAAGGTTACATAAACGCAGTACCCATCTCACCTACATACATGAGAAATTGGCCGCTATTATAGATAAAAGCACATTTGAGCGTCTGCTCGTCTTTGACAGTGACCCCCAAATCAGCCAACTGCTTGAGGACATGAATCAGCTGCTGGATCATGCCCATCGGGCCATGGCGGGTTATGCCAATCAGGAGAAGGAGATGCGCAACATGCTCTCCAATATTTCACATGATCTGAAGACGCCGCTTACGGTTGTGCTCGGTTATAGTGAAACGCTGCTGCACAGCACTTCCCTAACGGATCAGGAGCGTATAATTATGACAGACAAAATTCAGGATAAGGCCCAGGAGGTATTGCGTCTGATTCATTCCTTTTTTGACCTGGCGAAGCTGGAGTCCGGGGATACCGAGCTTGCACTGACCAGGGTCAATATAAGCGAATTGTGTCGCTTGAAGATGATCTCTTTCTATGAAATGTTAACCAATCTGGATCTGCAGGTAGAGCTGTCCATCCCGGAAAACGATGTCTTCGTAAAAGGCAACGAGGAAGCACTGGACCGTGTGCTGGATAATCTGATCACGAATGCTATGAAATATGGAGCGGATGGCAAGGTACTTGGTCTTTCACTCGACTATTCATTAGGTGAACAAGTGACACTCAGTATCTGGGATCGGGGCAAGGGTATTCCTGAACAGGAGCACAGCCGTGTATTTGAACGCATGTATACGCTGGAGGATTCCCGCAATCGTCTCTATCAGGGCAGTGGTCTGGGTCTGACCATTACAAAGCGGCTGGTGGAGCGGATGGGCGGAAGTATTGAGCTGCATAGTGTACCTTTTGTACGAACTGTTTTTTCGGTTTCTTTAAAACCTTGTTAG
- a CDS encoding sensor histidine kinase yields the protein MRRNGVTMKLFLVMAGFLLLLYGTTVIAQLIWFPDFYQHQKISSIKKKLTKFEQQYSAGHWNDVQLAKETGKFMRQNQSHLVILTNTGKLVNDPFHLVLLQEDGKQVNISLSLFINSENAGWLASHLKHGQQLTVTGSASGMNDPMVYPLRIKDQSSVVSGTEDFQELTEPVEEWSGTLKEVVLPNLGTWSQRQGLLVQALDSRFPLSTEDQLRLANGKMINEEWTDNWSGVRNVLTIAPVHSPGPQQQLIFSLTSLQEMREASEATQLFYAYFGIAAFVLIVFLSLLLSRIVTKPLLALNHVAKKMSTLDFTVKSPIRRNDEIGSLSNSLNALSTTLGQTLEELRQANSQMRTDMEMKQRIEQRQREFFADASHELKTPISIIKGYSEGLKDGVSEGKRERYIEIIADEAVKMETMVEEMLDLVRLESQAIKLNTDAVALGDMIEDIAGRLGPQLKEKELEVVLVSTTEQTVEGDRSKLEQVIYNIMMNAIRHAVPKTDIMIEISRPEGQVRISIQNQGEHISEAERQYIWERFYRVERSRNRKMGGTGLGLAIAKQILDLHGCSYGVENTPDGVRFYIIFPNA from the coding sequence ATGAGACGTAACGGTGTAACGATGAAACTGTTTTTGGTCATGGCCGGATTTCTGCTTCTTCTATATGGAACAACAGTGATTGCCCAATTGATCTGGTTCCCGGACTTTTATCAACATCAGAAAATCAGCAGCATTAAGAAAAAATTGACGAAGTTCGAACAACAATATTCCGCTGGACATTGGAACGATGTGCAGCTGGCCAAGGAAACCGGGAAGTTCATGCGGCAGAATCAATCGCATCTGGTCATCCTGACGAATACAGGCAAGCTGGTCAATGACCCATTCCACCTTGTTCTTCTGCAAGAGGATGGCAAGCAGGTGAATATATCTCTGTCGTTGTTTATCAACAGCGAGAATGCAGGATGGCTTGCTTCACACTTGAAACATGGTCAGCAATTGACCGTTACAGGCTCGGCAAGTGGCATGAATGATCCTATGGTTTATCCGCTCAGGATAAAGGATCAAAGCTCTGTGGTCAGCGGAACGGAAGATTTTCAGGAGTTAACAGAGCCGGTAGAAGAATGGTCAGGAACCTTGAAGGAAGTTGTTCTTCCAAACCTGGGAACCTGGAGCCAGAGACAGGGTCTGCTCGTGCAGGCGCTGGATAGCCGTTTCCCGCTGTCTACGGAAGACCAGCTCAGACTTGCCAATGGAAAAATGATTAATGAGGAATGGACCGATAACTGGAGTGGAGTACGAAATGTGCTTACCATTGCCCCGGTGCACAGCCCCGGACCCCAGCAGCAGCTTATTTTTTCGCTGACGTCCCTGCAGGAGATGAGGGAGGCGAGTGAAGCTACACAACTATTTTATGCGTATTTCGGTATTGCTGCATTTGTGCTGATCGTGTTCCTTTCACTGCTTCTGTCCCGAATTGTCACCAAACCGTTGCTTGCTCTGAATCATGTTGCCAAAAAGATGTCCACCCTTGATTTCACAGTGAAGTCGCCCATCCGCCGCAATGACGAGATTGGCAGTCTGTCCAATAGTCTCAATGCGCTGTCGACGACATTGGGTCAGACTCTGGAAGAATTAAGGCAGGCGAACAGTCAGATGCGTACCGACATGGAAATGAAGCAGCGGATTGAGCAGCGTCAGCGGGAGTTTTTTGCCGATGCATCTCATGAGCTCAAAACGCCAATCAGCATCATTAAAGGGTACTCCGAAGGGTTGAAAGACGGGGTCAGTGAGGGGAAACGTGAGCGTTACATCGAGATCATTGCCGATGAAGCGGTCAAAATGGAAACGATGGTCGAAGAGATGCTGGATCTGGTACGGCTGGAATCCCAAGCGATTAAACTGAACACTGATGCGGTGGCTCTTGGAGATATGATTGAAGATATTGCCGGACGTCTTGGTCCGCAATTGAAGGAAAAGGAACTGGAGGTCGTATTGGTCTCTACCACAGAGCAGACTGTTGAAGGAGACCGCAGCAAGTTGGAGCAAGTCATCTATAATATCATGATGAATGCCATACGTCATGCCGTTCCTAAGACCGATATTATGATTGAGATTAGCAGGCCGGAAGGTCAGGTTCGAATCTCCATTCAGAATCAGGGTGAGCATATTTCGGAAGCAGAGCGCCAGTACATCTGGGAAAGATTCTATCGGGTGGAACGCTCGCGTAATCGCAAAATGGGGGGAACCGGCCTCGGCCTGGCCATCGCGAAGCAGATTCTCGATTTGCATGGATGTAGTTATGGCGTGGAGAATACACCGGATGGAGTTCGTTTTTATATTATTTTTCCTAATGCTTAG
- the pssA gene encoding CDP-diacylglycerol--serine O-phosphatidyltransferase, with protein sequence MKSLPSILTLGNLTSGMLAVIMAIHGEFALAVTMIWVAMFFDLFDGFAARKLHCEGEFGKALDSLADVVSFGTAPVLILYLNSMNEVNVLGMALTALFPVCGALRLARYNCQKTTSHGFVGMPITFAGGLMSFFALWSPYFTHGVAYLVIIVLSGLMVSQIRFPSLKQVLAPHEKDIVEPK encoded by the coding sequence ATGAAATCTTTACCGTCCATTCTAACGTTGGGCAACTTAACTTCAGGCATGCTGGCCGTCATTATGGCAATTCATGGCGAGTTTGCGCTCGCTGTGACAATGATCTGGGTAGCCATGTTCTTTGATTTGTTTGACGGATTTGCAGCACGCAAGCTGCATTGTGAGGGGGAATTCGGCAAAGCGCTGGATTCACTGGCTGATGTTGTTTCGTTTGGGACCGCACCTGTGCTAATCCTTTATTTGAACTCCATGAATGAGGTAAATGTACTGGGTATGGCACTGACGGCATTGTTCCCTGTCTGTGGTGCATTACGTCTCGCCCGTTACAATTGTCAGAAGACGACGAGCCATGGTTTTGTTGGTATGCCGATTACGTTTGCAGGTGGTCTGATGTCCTTTTTTGCACTTTGGAGTCCTTATTTCACTCATGGTGTAGCCTATCTTGTCATTATCGTATTATCTGGTCTAATGGTTAGCCAAATCCGATTCCCGTCTCTAAAACAGGTGCTAGCCCCCCATGAGAAGGATATTGTGGAACCGAAATAA
- the thiD gene encoding bifunctional hydroxymethylpyrimidine kinase/phosphomethylpyrimidine kinase codes for MTIPKTLTIAGSDTSGGAGIQADLKTFQELGVYGMTVLTTVVAMEPETWDHQVFPVELNVVEAQLRTVLDGIGFDAMKTGMLGSVDIIELVAKHIRRSGLPQIVIDPVMVCKGTDEVLQPENTEAMIEFLLPGADLVTPNLFEASQLAKSGLIRSKEQMEAAAAVIHDHGAKHVLIKDRGVINPGKAMDLLYDGTNYEWFEADVVGSGYTHGAGCTTSAAITAGLARGLTVKEAVREGKAFVTKAIAGGFPLNRFVGPTLHMAHRLENQR; via the coding sequence ATGACGATTCCAAAAACATTAACAATCGCTGGTTCGGATACGAGCGGCGGTGCCGGGATTCAAGCAGATTTGAAAACTTTTCAGGAGCTTGGTGTGTATGGCATGACTGTGCTGACTACCGTTGTGGCGATGGAGCCTGAGACGTGGGATCACCAGGTCTTTCCTGTGGAATTAAATGTAGTCGAGGCTCAACTGCGCACCGTTCTGGATGGCATCGGCTTTGATGCAATGAAGACAGGTATGCTGGGTTCAGTAGACATCATCGAATTGGTTGCGAAGCACATCCGCCGAAGCGGACTGCCACAGATCGTTATCGATCCGGTAATGGTCTGCAAAGGTACGGACGAAGTACTGCAGCCTGAAAATACAGAAGCAATGATTGAATTCCTGTTGCCGGGTGCTGATCTGGTTACCCCAAATCTGTTTGAAGCATCGCAGCTCGCGAAAAGCGGACTGATCCGCTCCAAGGAGCAGATGGAGGCTGCAGCAGCTGTCATTCATGATCATGGGGCGAAGCATGTCCTGATCAAGGACAGAGGCGTTATTAACCCGGGCAAAGCAATGGATCTTCTCTATGACGGAACGAACTACGAATGGTTTGAAGCCGATGTTGTTGGCTCCGGATATACACACGGTGCAGGCTGCACTACATCTGCGGCAATTACCGCAGGTTTGGCGCGCGGTCTTACCGTGAAAGAGGCTGTTCGTGAAGGTAAAGCCTTCGTGACCAAAGCGATTGCTGGTGGATTCCCGCTGAACCGCTTTGTTGGCCCAACGTTGCATATGGCACACCGTTTGGAGAATCAACGCTAA
- a CDS encoding ABC transporter permease, with protein MLKLIQLELRKHRFARNFRTVGIANLVLILFLIMIGITDQGAEDYAFANYDVSFMLVDTFARAVFIIFGGALIGKLIISEYRNKTMNVMFTYPIKRHKIVAAKLIIIFVFTFTMILFTDVLMGALLVVANHFYDFIPDTLTMREALVLLLKYTISSLSAAGMALIPLFFGMRKHSVTTTLVSSILLVSVVCSGFNGPMFSINTLIVLPLTLGAIGLWIASLAMIHLETKDVN; from the coding sequence TTGCTTAAACTGATCCAGCTGGAACTGCGCAAACATCGGTTTGCCCGAAATTTCAGAACGGTAGGAATTGCCAATCTCGTCCTCATCCTGTTTCTCATCATGATTGGAATCACCGACCAGGGGGCAGAAGATTATGCTTTTGCCAATTACGATGTTTCCTTCATGTTAGTAGATACGTTTGCCAGAGCCGTATTCATTATTTTTGGTGGTGCGCTGATAGGGAAACTGATTATTAGTGAGTATCGAAATAAAACGATGAACGTCATGTTCACCTATCCGATCAAGCGCCATAAAATCGTTGCAGCCAAACTGATCATCATCTTTGTTTTTACGTTCACAATGATTTTGTTTACCGATGTGCTGATGGGGGCATTGTTAGTTGTGGCAAACCACTTCTATGACTTCATTCCCGACACATTAACGATGCGTGAAGCATTGGTACTGTTGCTGAAGTACACTATTAGTTCCTTGTCCGCTGCGGGCATGGCCCTGATCCCTCTATTCTTTGGGATGCGCAAACATTCGGTCACGACTACACTGGTATCATCCATTCTGCTTGTTTCTGTAGTATGTTCAGGATTCAACGGGCCAATGTTCTCCATCAATACACTTATTGTGCTTCCGCTGACCCTGGGCGCAATTGGACTGTGGATAGCTTCGCTTGCCATGATTCATCTGGAGACAAAAGATGTGAACTGA
- a CDS encoding DedA family protein translates to MEFAREFIGQYGYFAIYGLLALGVIGMPIPDEVMMTFVGYLASISVLNYSVSILVSFGGAFTGGLLSYTIGKKAGRPLVEKYGKWVGVNAKRLGRVESWFLKYGYWSIILGYFIPGIRHLMCCFSGISRMAIGRYVIVSSIGAFIWCVVFISIGFYVGVLT, encoded by the coding sequence ATGGAGTTTGCAAGAGAATTTATTGGTCAATATGGTTATTTCGCAATTTACGGACTACTGGCTCTTGGCGTGATTGGCATGCCAATACCAGATGAGGTGATGATGACCTTTGTCGGTTATCTCGCCTCCATCTCGGTGCTGAATTATTCGGTATCCATCCTTGTCAGTTTTGGCGGAGCGTTTACCGGAGGACTTCTGAGTTACACGATTGGCAAGAAGGCTGGTCGGCCACTGGTTGAGAAGTATGGTAAATGGGTTGGGGTCAACGCCAAACGCCTGGGCAGAGTGGAGTCCTGGTTTTTGAAATATGGATACTGGTCTATCATACTGGGCTACTTCATTCCAGGCATTCGTCATTTGATGTGTTGCTTCTCCGGAATCAGCCGCATGGCTATTGGGCGATACGTGATTGTCTCCAGCATTGGAGCGTTTATATGGTGTGTTGTCTTTATATCGATCGGTTTTTACGTTGGTGTGTTAACTTAA
- a CDS encoding ABC transporter ATP-binding protein: MTYIARTIGVTKTYAGAEVVSNVNMSIKQGEIYGFLGPNGAGKTTMMKMLTNLVKPTVGEIELFGEKLTPTSYELLKRMGSIIEYPFFYDKLSARENLELHCEYMGFYNKKIIDNMMENVGLKDTGKKPVRDFSLGMKQRLGIARALITTPELLILDEPINGLDPVGIKEMRDLFKRLSSEYRITLLISSHILGEIEQVADTVGVIRNGRLVEEISMDSIRGSHSEYIELQTMDSRKATYVMEHQLGLKNYKMIDDHTVRIYDPGVAPSELTSKLIGHGVEIESIFKRAHSLEEHFMNLMKGDGDVA; this comes from the coding sequence ATGACCTATATTGCGCGGACGATAGGTGTGACCAAGACGTATGCAGGGGCAGAGGTTGTGTCCAACGTCAATATGAGTATCAAGCAAGGGGAGATCTACGGGTTTCTTGGTCCGAATGGAGCGGGAAAAACGACGATGATGAAGATGCTCACCAATTTGGTGAAGCCAACTGTAGGAGAGATTGAATTATTCGGTGAAAAGCTCACCCCTACTTCTTATGAATTGCTGAAACGAATGGGCAGCATCATTGAATATCCTTTCTTCTACGATAAGTTGTCCGCCAGGGAAAATCTGGAGCTTCATTGTGAATACATGGGATTCTATAACAAAAAGATCATTGATAACATGATGGAAAATGTAGGTCTCAAGGACACAGGCAAGAAGCCAGTTCGCGACTTTTCGCTGGGGATGAAACAGCGTCTAGGCATTGCTCGTGCGCTTATCACAACACCGGAACTGCTTATTCTGGATGAACCGATCAACGGACTCGATCCCGTAGGCATCAAGGAGATGCGTGATTTGTTCAAACGTCTCAGTTCCGAATATCGGATTACCTTGCTAATCTCCAGCCATATCCTTGGGGAAATTGAACAGGTAGCGGACACCGTTGGGGTCATTCGGAATGGGCGTCTGGTTGAAGAAATATCCATGGACAGCATTCGCGGGAGCCACAGCGAGTATATTGAGCTGCAAACGATGGACTCGCGTAAAGCGACCTATGTAATGGAACATCAGCTGGGGTTGAAAAATTATAAAATGATCGATGACCATACCGTACGCATCTATGATCCAGGCGTTGCTCCATCGGAATTGACAAGCAAGCTGATCGGTCATGGCGTTGAGATTGAATCCATTTTCAAACGGGCACATTCATTGGAAGAACACTTCATGAACCTAATGAAAGGAGATGGGGACGTTGCTTAA
- a CDS encoding response regulator transcription factor — translation MVRTVLLVEDESRIREIVADYFIKEQWNVIEAEHGVEALELLALHEVDLVILDVLMPEMDGWTLCGHIRSQSTVPIIMLTARSEDDDKIHGFQLGVDDYVTKPFSPRVLVARAETLMKRVEGAVSKEQTVIRFGGAALDPWARRLEKDGVEVELAPKEYDLLLYLTRNQGIVLSRDAILNRVWGYDFEGDSRVVDTHIKKLRSKLGDEAKCIRTVIGTGYRFEAEA, via the coding sequence ATGGTCAGAACAGTGCTTTTGGTTGAAGACGAAAGTCGCATTCGTGAGATTGTGGCCGATTATTTCATAAAAGAACAATGGAATGTCATAGAAGCAGAACATGGTGTAGAGGCGCTGGAACTATTGGCTCTGCATGAAGTGGATCTGGTCATTCTGGATGTGTTGATGCCGGAAATGGATGGATGGACGCTATGTGGGCATATTCGTTCCCAATCGACCGTACCTATTATAATGTTGACTGCCCGATCCGAAGACGATGACAAGATTCATGGTTTCCAGCTCGGCGTGGATGATTATGTGACGAAGCCATTCAGTCCTCGTGTACTGGTGGCACGAGCAGAAACATTAATGAAGCGGGTAGAGGGTGCTGTTAGCAAGGAGCAGACCGTGATTCGGTTTGGAGGAGCAGCACTTGATCCCTGGGCGCGACGGCTTGAGAAGGATGGAGTCGAAGTGGAGCTTGCTCCCAAAGAATATGATCTGCTGCTGTATCTAACTCGCAATCAGGGAATTGTACTGTCACGCGATGCGATTCTGAATCGGGTATGGGGATATGATTTTGAGGGAGATTCGCGTGTGGTGGATACCCATATCAAAAAGCTTCGCAGCAAGCTTGGGGATGAAGCCAAATGCATCCGGACCGTTATCGGTACCGGTTATCGATTTGAGGCCGAGGCATGA